The Faecalibacterium prausnitzii genome includes a window with the following:
- a CDS encoding antitoxin VbhA family protein, translated as MSVKYTTPAQHKSNLRNVYGTFAIEGMTISKDTRSNLDRIGSGQASYQQVVNELRAKYAKKG; from the coding sequence ATGAGCGTCAAGTACACTACCCCTGCCCAGCACAAGAGCAATCTCCGCAATGTGTACGGCACCTTTGCCATTGAGGGAATGACCATCAGCAAGGACACGCGCAGCAATCTTGACCGCATTGGCAGCGGTCAAGCCAGCTATCAGCAGGTCGTGAATGAACTGCGCGCAAAGTACGCGAAGAAGGGCTGA
- a CDS encoding AAA family ATPase: MARADLLCELVKYGLINDPTSFRKAAEALCAEERAKQHTVLATKIDELLKNSRRPIARESTSAPSIVRGNINEQLLFSEKIPRKRMEHLILPEYVKTACRDLINEQNRSDLLQSYGIEPRNKLLLIGPPGNGKTSLAEAIAESLMVPLLTVRYEGIIGSYLGETASRLSKLFEYAKTRECVLFFDEFETLGKERGDVHETGEIKRVVSSLLMQIDALPSYVVVVAATNHDTLLDKAAWRRFQIRLEIPKPTRSNLDEYYRFFEKEKDFRFGLQSSTLAKKTLGVSYAEAEEFALSIYRQYILSLPNGNAKEITEKSIRSWQSQVITAHKNQEGVETCQTDL; this comes from the coding sequence ATGGCAAGAGCAGATTTGCTATGTGAATTGGTGAAATATGGATTAATTAATGATCCCACGAGTTTTAGAAAAGCAGCAGAAGCTTTATGCGCTGAGGAACGTGCGAAACAGCATACAGTTCTTGCAACAAAGATTGATGAGCTATTAAAAAACTCTCGCAGACCAATTGCAAGGGAAAGTACAAGCGCACCCTCTATTGTTCGCGGAAATATAAATGAACAACTGCTTTTTTCTGAAAAAATCCCGCGAAAAAGAATGGAGCATCTGATTCTGCCAGAATATGTTAAAACGGCTTGCCGAGATTTAATTAACGAGCAAAATCGTTCTGATTTATTGCAATCCTATGGTATTGAGCCGCGAAACAAGTTATTACTAATTGGCCCTCCCGGAAATGGAAAGACTTCACTAGCCGAGGCAATAGCTGAATCTCTAATGGTTCCATTGCTTACAGTTAGATATGAAGGAATTATTGGTTCTTACCTCGGAGAAACCGCATCAAGGCTTTCTAAATTATTTGAATATGCTAAAACAAGAGAATGCGTTCTGTTCTTTGATGAATTTGAAACACTTGGAAAAGAACGTGGCGATGTCCATGAAACAGGTGAAATTAAGCGTGTTGTAAGCTCTTTACTAATGCAAATCGATGCGCTTCCAAGCTATGTTGTCGTGGTTGCTGCTACAAACCATGATACTCTACTTGATAAAGCGGCTTGGCGAAGATTTCAGATTCGTTTAGAAATTCCGAAGCCAACTCGAAGTAATTTGGATGAATATTATCGTTTCTTTGAAAAGGAGAAAGATTTTCGATTTGGTTTGCAATCAAGCACACTAGCAAAAAAAACACTAGGAGTAAGTTATGCAGAAGCCGAAGAATTTGCACTATCAATTTACAGACAATATATTTTAAGTTTGCCAAATGGGAATGCAAAAGAAATCACGGAGAAATCCATTCGTAGTTGGCAGTCACAAGTAATTACTGCACACAAAAATCAGGAAGGAGTAGAAACATGCCAGACAGACCTTTAA
- a CDS encoding ParA family protein: protein MAKKATIIAVTNQKGGVGKSTTCENLGIGLAMEGKKVLLVDTDPQGSLTISMGWQQPDELPTTLSTLMAKAMNDQPIPPGEGILHHAEGVDLIPANIELAGLEVALVNSMNREKMLKQVLDSAKREYDFILLDCMPSLGMLTINALAAADTALIPVQAQYLSAKGLEQLLQTVQKVRRQINPKLKIEGILLTMTDSRTNYGKQISNLIRQAYGKHLKVFEQTIPRSVRAAETSAAGKSIFAYDPKGKVAEAYKSLAKEVLADANRQRKLSSERAR, encoded by the coding sequence ATCGCAAAGAAAGCTACGATTATTGCAGTCACCAATCAAAAAGGCGGTGTTGGGAAAAGCACCACCTGTGAAAATCTTGGCATCGGGCTGGCGATGGAGGGCAAGAAAGTTCTGCTGGTGGACACTGACCCACAGGGCAGCCTGACCATCAGCATGGGCTGGCAGCAGCCCGATGAACTGCCCACCACCCTTTCCACCCTGATGGCAAAAGCCATGAACGACCAGCCCATTCCGCCCGGCGAGGGCATTTTACACCATGCAGAGGGTGTTGATTTGATTCCGGCGAACATCGAACTGGCAGGGCTGGAAGTGGCTCTGGTGAACAGCATGAACCGGGAAAAGATGCTGAAACAGGTGCTGGACAGTGCCAAACGGGAGTACGATTTTATTCTGCTGGACTGTATGCCCTCGCTGGGGATGCTCACCATCAACGCACTGGCGGCGGCAGATACTGCCCTGATTCCCGTGCAGGCGCAGTATCTTTCGGCTAAAGGTCTGGAACAGCTTTTGCAGACCGTCCAAAAAGTCAGAAGGCAGATCAACCCCAAGCTGAAAATTGAGGGCATCCTGCTGACCATGACCGACAGCCGTACCAACTACGGAAAACAGATCAGCAATCTGATCCGGCAGGCATACGGAAAACACCTAAAGGTGTTTGAGCAGACCATCCCCCGGTCAGTCCGTGCGGCGGAAACCAGCGCCGCAGGCAAGAGCATCTTTGCCTATGACCCAAAGGGCAAGGTGGCAGAAGCCTACAAATCTCTTGCAAAGGAGGTGCTGGCGGATGCCAATCGACAGCGGAAACTTAGCTCTGAAAGGGCTAGATGA
- a CDS encoding helix-turn-helix transcriptional regulator: MTFSEFVISVRKNLNLSQKQLAAAINVSYSTINRWENGHVIPSNLATKSFLDFCENNFIDIPNGLL; this comes from the coding sequence GTGACATTTTCTGAATTTGTTATTTCTGTACGTAAGAATCTCAACTTGAGTCAAAAACAATTAGCTGCCGCGATTAACGTAAGCTACTCGACAATTAACCGTTGGGAAAATGGTCACGTTATACCAAGTAATCTGGCAACCAAAAGTTTTCTTGATTTTTGTGAGAATAATTTCATTGATATTCCTAATGGCCTGCTGTAA
- a CDS encoding DUF6017 domain-containing protein, whose translation MSYDYFYGQSGELFSYFRIPKALFQDCRFRQLSTDARTLYGILLDRMSLSVKNGWLDEQGRVYIIYTVREVQESLCCAEHKAVKLFRELEGIDLIERKRRGLGRPSLIYVKDFSSGLQKAQVQNCPNSNSGAVESAILEQSKPQANKTDKNKTEWNDPDPIYSGGIREQLEDYFYQALEVDLLLRLCPDEEDTIYQIVDLLVDTCSTKRKMLRIAGDDKPTEVVRSRLKKLNADHIRFVLDSLAENTAPVRNMKQYLLAMLYNAPTTMNLYYQNKTNHDFARGSPGR comes from the coding sequence ATGAGTTACGACTACTTCTACGGGCAGTCGGGCGAACTGTTTTCCTACTTCCGTATTCCGAAAGCACTCTTTCAGGACTGCCGCTTCCGGCAGCTCTCCACCGATGCCCGGACACTGTACGGCATTCTGCTGGACCGCATGAGCCTGTCGGTCAAGAACGGCTGGCTGGACGAGCAGGGGCGGGTGTATATCATCTACACCGTCCGGGAAGTGCAGGAATCTCTCTGCTGCGCCGAACACAAAGCGGTCAAGCTGTTCCGGGAACTGGAGGGCATCGACCTCATCGAGCGCAAACGCCGTGGTCTGGGCAGACCCAGCCTGATCTACGTCAAGGACTTTTCGTCTGGACTGCAAAAAGCGCAAGTACAGAATTGCCCAAACAGCAATTCTGGTGCTGTCGAAAGCGCAATTCTGGAGCAGTCAAAACCGCAAGCAAATAAGACTGATAAGAATAAGACAGAGTGGAACGATCCTGACCCTATCTATTCCGGGGGCATCCGGGAGCAGCTTGAGGATTATTTTTATCAGGCGTTGGAGGTAGACCTTCTGCTCCGGCTTTGCCCGGACGAGGAGGACACCATCTACCAGATCGTCGATTTGCTTGTGGACACCTGTTCCACCAAACGCAAGATGTTGCGGATCGCCGGAGATGATAAGCCCACCGAGGTAGTACGCAGCCGGCTGAAAAAGCTGAATGCCGACCACATCCGCTTCGTGCTGGATTCTCTGGCAGAAAACACCGCCCCGGTGCGGAACATGAAGCAGTATCTGCTGGCAATGCTCTACAATGCGCCCACCACCATGAACCTCTACTATCAGAACAAGACGAACCACGACTTTGCGCGCGGTTCTCCGGGGAGGTGA
- a CDS encoding S8 family peptidase — protein sequence MPDRPLILFPSPERADRERKAPSFPRIMKPSFSRQFARLQPSFNVLQAAFEQKNLKIQQSPTGINPEFALVFEIIGTVDNFYTAVKNTDGLEWMFDIETDSFLPDDDFYSISRNGQRDEGLLNGKLYCIMSNQQAMSQLLSLWQRYQDGETDVFKRGFAGLRDVFTHIKNIRRWNAQDRIAETHAIDYWRESLEFDGNSPVPFEIELFFRSDFQKRHIAVDTISREIQSLGGRIIQECVISDIFYHGMLVELPRIAIEELVNNYEEIELSKVDDIMFFRPVCQSAFISENDSEVCTLTKESPLPVGDAVVAVFDGMPMQNHRLLRNRVIIDDPDDYATDYESKYRIHGTSMVSLAIYGDLNRNDTPISSPVYVRPILRPKPCFEGMEEGIPDDHMLIDTLHRAIKRMMEGDGESPATAPNTKVINLSIGDPVRQLTGIMSPIARLLDFLAYKYKILFIISAGNHPEIIDFVNKPFDELKALNMSQRNKVFGDAINNNQWNLKILSPSESLNGLTIGALYDDFTSPAENSRCIWAVDKGMPSPMSAIGKGYRSTIAPDLFYYGGRKFIRKNHDGTSTWITSTREPGCLSAAPYEAGSKDGCAFYSGTSDAAAQITHEAAKCYNVLNQLFLEETGVGILPESTAILLKAMLTHGASWEPIAEKLSLAMGSSPKQLSKWLGNGIPNIDRVVECTKERITLIGLGEVKIDEGEVFRLPLPVDFSSRLMKRKLTVTLAYLSPVVPNKQAYRGIQLWFDVDDNGKGLVPDRLNTEWQAVRKGSLQHEIFVGEKAIVWNDEDLIIKVNCKADACKKVKTAIPYCLFVSFEVAEGFDVDLYTDVATKIHQRVEIQDS from the coding sequence ATGCCAGACAGACCTTTAATATTGTTTCCGTCTCCGGAACGCGCAGATCGCGAACGCAAAGCCCCGTCATTTCCAAGAATTATGAAGCCTTCTTTCAGTAGACAATTTGCTCGATTGCAACCGTCTTTTAATGTTCTCCAAGCTGCTTTTGAACAGAAAAATCTAAAAATCCAGCAATCACCAACAGGGATAAATCCCGAATTTGCTCTTGTTTTTGAAATAATTGGAACAGTCGATAATTTTTATACTGCAGTAAAAAACACAGATGGTCTCGAATGGATGTTTGATATTGAAACAGACTCTTTTTTACCAGATGATGATTTTTACTCGATTTCGAGAAATGGCCAAAGAGATGAAGGTCTTTTAAATGGCAAACTATATTGCATAATGTCTAACCAACAGGCGATGTCTCAGCTGTTGTCACTGTGGCAAAGGTATCAGGATGGTGAAACCGATGTATTTAAACGTGGTTTTGCAGGACTTCGTGATGTCTTTACCCATATAAAAAATATAAGAAGGTGGAATGCGCAGGACAGGATTGCAGAAACGCATGCTATAGATTATTGGCGTGAATCATTGGAATTTGACGGAAATTCTCCAGTCCCTTTTGAAATCGAATTATTCTTTAGATCTGATTTTCAAAAAAGGCATATAGCAGTGGATACAATTTCTCGTGAAATACAATCTTTAGGGGGACGTATAATTCAGGAGTGTGTAATAAGTGATATATTTTATCATGGTATGTTGGTTGAACTTCCTAGGATAGCTATTGAAGAATTGGTTAATAACTATGAAGAAATTGAGTTGTCAAAGGTTGACGACATTATGTTTTTTCGGCCTGTTTGCCAGTCTGCATTTATCTCCGAAAACGATTCGGAAGTATGTACACTAACAAAGGAATCGCCGCTGCCAGTGGGCGACGCTGTTGTCGCTGTTTTCGATGGAATGCCTATGCAAAATCATCGATTGCTTCGGAACCGTGTTATTATTGATGATCCAGATGATTATGCCACAGACTATGAGAGTAAATATCGCATTCATGGTACTTCTATGGTATCGCTTGCTATTTACGGGGATCTTAATAGAAATGATACGCCTATTAGCAGTCCTGTATATGTGCGTCCGATTTTACGCCCGAAGCCTTGCTTTGAGGGAATGGAAGAAGGCATCCCTGATGATCATATGCTCATTGATACTCTTCACCGAGCAATAAAGCGAATGATGGAAGGAGATGGAGAATCACCAGCTACCGCACCAAATACTAAAGTAATCAATTTGTCTATTGGTGATCCTGTGCGTCAACTAACAGGGATAATGAGTCCAATTGCGCGTTTGCTCGATTTTCTTGCTTATAAATATAAAATTCTGTTCATAATAAGTGCTGGAAATCATCCTGAAATCATAGATTTTGTGAACAAGCCGTTCGATGAATTAAAAGCTCTTAATATGAGTCAGCGAAACAAAGTTTTTGGCGATGCCATTAATAATAACCAATGGAATCTAAAAATACTTTCCCCCTCTGAAAGCTTGAACGGATTGACAATTGGCGCATTGTACGATGATTTCACAAGCCCCGCTGAAAATTCTCGTTGCATTTGGGCGGTCGATAAAGGAATGCCATCTCCAATGTCTGCAATTGGAAAAGGGTATCGATCAACTATTGCTCCAGATCTGTTTTATTACGGTGGTAGAAAATTCATCAGAAAAAATCATGACGGAACAAGCACATGGATTACGTCTACACGCGAACCGGGATGTTTATCCGCTGCACCGTATGAAGCTGGTAGTAAGGATGGTTGCGCTTTCTATTCAGGAACAAGCGATGCAGCAGCTCAAATAACACATGAAGCTGCGAAATGTTATAATGTTCTAAATCAGTTGTTTCTCGAAGAAACGGGAGTAGGTATACTTCCCGAATCCACAGCTATTCTGTTGAAAGCTATGCTTACCCATGGTGCTTCATGGGAACCTATTGCTGAAAAACTTTCCCTTGCAATGGGAAGTTCACCGAAACAATTGAGTAAATGGCTTGGGAATGGAATACCCAATATAGACCGTGTTGTTGAGTGTACGAAAGAACGTATAACTCTCATCGGATTAGGAGAAGTTAAAATCGATGAGGGCGAAGTTTTTAGACTACCTCTGCCAGTAGATTTTTCGTCTCGATTGATGAAAAGAAAGCTAACCGTTACATTGGCCTATCTTTCTCCTGTTGTTCCTAATAAACAGGCTTATCGCGGCATACAGTTGTGGTTTGACGTTGATGATAATGGAAAAGGTCTCGTACCTGACCGACTAAATACTGAATGGCAAGCCGTTCGGAAGGGCTCGTTGCAGCACGAGATTTTTGTTGGTGAAAAAGCAATTGTCTGGAACGATGAGGATCTTATCATCAAAGTGAACTGCAAAGCTGATGCTTGTAAAAAAGTAAAAACAGCAATACCTTATTGTTTGTTCGTTAGTTTTGAAGTCGCAGAAGGTTTTGATGTAGACCTCTATACCGATGTGGCTACAAAAATTCATCAGCGTGTTGAAATTCAGGATAGTTGA
- a CDS encoding Fic/DOC family protein, translating into MFTKYDVYTTVQSMYCYPDTDVLINKLNIHDKAELKQAEEEFTAVKQMALLQEPIKGRFTKTHLFRIHRFLFEDVYPFAGHIRKEQISKGDTMFYLPDLIDRELERVFKNIHSKKLLAEQDKEKQIQNLSQTMAELNIIHPFREGNGRSTRELIRCMALEYGLHINWGNTDRETLINAAIAAVDDDMAFCDVLRQCIEKKDT; encoded by the coding sequence ATGTTCACGAAGTATGATGTCTACACCACAGTGCAGTCCATGTACTGCTACCCGGATACGGATGTTCTGATCAACAAGTTGAACATTCATGATAAAGCCGAACTCAAACAGGCCGAAGAAGAATTTACTGCAGTCAAGCAAATGGCTCTGTTGCAGGAGCCAATCAAGGGACGTTTTACCAAAACTCACCTATTTCGGATTCACCGCTTCCTTTTTGAAGATGTGTACCCCTTTGCAGGGCACATCCGCAAAGAACAAATCAGCAAGGGCGACACGATGTTCTACCTGCCAGACCTGATCGACCGAGAATTGGAGCGTGTGTTCAAAAACATTCACTCCAAGAAGCTGCTTGCCGAACAAGATAAAGAAAAGCAGATTCAAAATCTGTCGCAGACAATGGCGGAACTGAATATCATTCACCCTTTCCGTGAGGGAAATGGCCGCAGCACCCGTGAACTGATTCGCTGCATGGCATTGGAATATGGCTTGCACATCAACTGGGGCAACACCGACCGGGAAACCTTGATCAACGCCGCAATCGCTGCCGTAGACGATGATATGGCATTCTGTGATGTTCTACGGCAGTGCATCGAAAAGAAAGATACATAA